In one window of Tubulanus polymorphus chromosome 3, tnTubPoly1.2, whole genome shotgun sequence DNA:
- the LOC141902414 gene encoding tRNA (guanine(6)-N(2))-methyltransferase THUMP3-like, whose protein sequence is MAAPIENEEVKNYPSICEIEASVATGFERVAKEEIEEKLKVPVKPFRGNVVFTIPFEHVKRVYELHAVDNVYIVLNRFKDFPFSNDLEEALTQVEKFVSKINWKLGLDVWGQFFEFAHPISHLPADETLWKAEEYQEPPVKISKVDDVVHSDNETAEQVSPSAKQESKATDHKTQSEPCERIENVMDAVIHADVVVKTSENGAAGDAPVRKSTIPYNPSLPGFRATCYRTGKNHVFQSMQAAARFGGLIQDYFGWNVNLKNFDIEVVLNINDNDVSVMIPLTRKSLHRRNMSNLGPTTLRATIAYNMLRLCKIKAGDVVCDPMCGSGGIPIEAAVCWPSSVHLAGDIHEIGCNRTVQNVCDLNVHRKNLKKSQIKVDVMQWDVTDLPLKDDAVDIYVTDLPFGKRLGSKYDNRKLYPKTLKEMARTCKRETGRACFLTQDSRNLMKSLGALGHLWRRVFMTGINIGGLSATVTVLQRTKNYFTATDKD, encoded by the exons ATGGCGGCGCCCATAGAGAACGAGGAAGTGAAAAATTATCCCAGTATTTGTGAAATAGAAGCCTCCGTTGCGACTGGTTTCGAACGCGTCGCTAAAGAAGAGATAGAAGAAAAGTTAAAAGTTCCTGTGAAACCATTTAGAGGCAATGTCGTGTTTACAATTCCATTTGAACACGTGAAAAGG GTATATGAATTGCACGCTGTTGATAATGTGTATATCGTCTTGAACAGATTCAAagattttccattttcaaatgatctg GAAGAAGCATTAACTCAGGTTGAGAAATTTGTTTCGAAAATCAACTGGAAGTTGGGACTTGATGTCTGGGGTCAGTTTTTCGAGTTTGCTCACCCAATTTCCCATTTACCTGCTGACGAAACGCTGTGGAAAGCTGAAGAATACCAGGAACCTCCTGTCAAAATATCTAAAGTAGATGATGTTGTTCACTCTGATAATGAGACAGCAGAACAAGTTTCCCCATCTGCGAAACAAGAATCTAAAGCAACTGATCACAAAACACAAAGTGAACCCTGCGAACgtattgaaaatgttatgGATGCTGTCATTCATGCAGATGTAGTTGTGAAAACCAGCGAAAATGGAGCTGCAGGGGATGCCCCTGTCAGAAAAAGTACAATTCCTTATAATCCATCGTTGCCGGGTTTCCGAGCGACCTGTTATCGAACCGGTAAGAATCACGTGTTTCAATCGATGCAGGCAGCTGCACGGTTTGGTGGTTTAATTCAGGACTATTTCGGATGGAACGTGAATCTAAAGAATTTCGATATCGAGGTCGTATTGAACATCAATGATAACGATGTATCGGTTATGATTCCCCTCACTAGAAAAAGCCTACATAGACGAAACATGAGCAACCTTGGCCCTACTACTCTGAGAGCTACAATTGCTTATAACATGCTCAG ATTGTGTAAGATAAAGGCTGGGGATGTTGTTTGTGATCCAATGTGTGGCAGTGGAGGAATTCCTATTGAA GCTGCAGTATGTTGGCCTTCTAGTGTTCATTTAGCTGGTGATATTCATGAAATTGGATGTAATCGAACTGTTCAAAATGTGTGCGATTTGAATGTGCATCGCAAAAATCTCAAGAA gagtcaaataaaagttgaTGTGATGCAATGGGATGTCACTGACCTTCCACTGAAAGATGATGCAGTTGACATATATGTGACAGACTTG CCATTTGGTAAAAGGCTCGGATCTAAATATGACAACCGTAAATTATACCCAAAAACGTTGAAAGAAATGGCAAGAACATGTAAACGTGAAACTGGAAGGGCTTGTTTCTTAACCCAGGATTCTCGAAATTTAATGAAG AGTCTTGGTGCTCTAGGACATTTATGGAGACGTGTATTTATGACCGGCATCAATATTGGAGGACTAAGTGCAACTGTCACCGTTTTACAGCGGACTAAAAACTATTTCACAGCAACGGATAAAGACTAA
- the LOC141902862 gene encoding cyclin-dependent kinase 20-like: protein MEQYTILGNIGEGAHGIVFKAKHVESGEVVALKKVPLDQRKLDEGIPNTALREIKALQEIEDNQYVVKLREVFPHGPGFVLVFEYMLTDLSEVVHNSGKPLTEAQIKSYMLMLLKGVAFCHENNIMHRDLKPANLLISSTGHLKIADFGLARLFQNEGNRLYSHQVATRWYRAPELLYSARKYDEGVDLWAVGCIFGELLNNSPLFPGETDIDQLGCVLRVLGTPNEKIWPGLSELPDYHKIGYTEKPPIPFEEVVPDASPVALDLLKRFLVYPSKQRISANEALLHPYFFTEPLPAHHSELPIPQRSKKLRQIQQAHDFNIDVPLQDSLLDPDLISPYVNAL from the exons AGTGGCGAAGTCGTGGCTTTGAAAAAGGTTCCTTTGGATCAAAGAAAACTTGACGAAGGCATTCCCAACACAGCATTGAG AGAAATAAAAGCTCTGCAGGAAATTGAGGACAATCAATAT GTGGTGAAATTACGTGAAGTTTTTCCTCATGGTCCTGGATTTGTGTTAGTGTTTGAGTACATGCTGACGGATCTATCCGAAGTTGTCCACAATTCAGGAAAACCGTTGACAGAAGCCCAGATCAAAAGTTACATgcttatgttactgaaaggaGTAGCATTTTgccatgaaaataatataatgCATAGG GATTTGAAACCAGCCAATTTACTGATTAGTTCAACCGGACATTTGAAAATAGCAGATTTTGGATTAGCGAGATTATTCCAAAATGAAGGAAATCGTTTGTACAGTCATCAAGTGGCCACGCG GTGGTACCGCGCACCTGAACTATTGTACAGTGCAAGAAAGTATGACGAAGGAGTTGATTTGTG GGCAGTCGGATGCATATTTGGGGAACTGTTGAACAATTCACCCCTTTTTCCG GGTGAAACAGATATTGATCAGCTTGGTTGTGTATTACGGGTATTGGGCActccaaatgaaaaaatatggcCA GGATTGTCAGAACTACCAGACTATCATAAGATAGGTTACACAGAGAAACCACCGATACCATTTGAGGAGGTTGTCCCGGACGCGTCACCAGTTGCATTAGACTTACTAAAACGATTTCTAGTGTATCCTTCCAAACAGAGAATTTCTGCTAACGAG GCGCTGCTTCACCCCTACTTTTTTACGGAACCACTGCCTGCACATCATTCTGAATTACCAATACCACAGAGAAGTAAGAAACTGCGGCAGATACAACAAGCACACGATTTTAATATAGATGTTCCATTGCAAGACTCATTATTAGATCCTGATTTAATATCACCGTATGTGAATGCTTTGTAA
- the LOC141902861 gene encoding uncharacterized protein LOC141902861 has translation MRTICGTMLSCLTRKLKSRYKTLIGLITMLLITWVTLSSLIMVNQQVVVNQRSPFGMDDIVQKQIIQQRRRSSKFQLKDEPQRVRLKLNVAEDKNDNTVHLIFNDDNELAELSLPKDVISRMSLNLTLEFSVHHNLPRGITIDAIVPEFAVWKMRNNTFCRNKLVAFANEFAFLENVVVDRTRAHGRRGGEELQSVINQPEKKEYFKFDKGFFRLPCKADPSYKFANKNHLNQWISVVDGNDDYYNKSKIAETKKKFTLAITRYEFANLYHTMTDFYNAFLMIRFFNKKPDDTTILFVDGHPKGSLDSIWSKLFNEVQRLGHMSNLTKYSELVWAAQGYNSPMNHHKLKSIPLVEDFREFFLARHNVTARIRPLNCSNVQLLFIWRHDYVAHPRNPSGSVSRKIKNEQELVNSITNKYHNIRIKAIQIDKFDMASQLKMVNEADILVGMHGAGLSHTLFLPKHAGVIEFYPAYWASSNIHFKAMAHWRKLHYERWVNRDRHNESPNHYTRIPPGVMTSLLQNILNKLKCQAMFW, from the coding sequence ATGAGGACGATTTGTGGCACGATGTTGTCCTGTTTGACGAGGAAGCTGAAGTCACGTTACAAAACGTTGATCGGGTTGATCACGATGTTGCTGATCACCTGGGTCACCCTGTCATCGCTGATCATGGTAAACCAACAGGTCGTCGTCAACCAAAGGTCTCCATTCGGCATGGATGATATCGTGCAAAAGCAAATCATACAACAGAGGAGACGGTCGTCGAAGTTTCAGTTGAAAGACGAGCCGCAGCGAGTGCGTTTAAAATTGAATGTGGCAGaggataaaaatgataatacaGTGCATCTTATATTTAACGACGATAATGAACTCGCCGAATTGTCTTTACCGAAAGATGTTATCTCACGTATGAGTTTGAATTTAACCCTCGAGTTTTCCGTCCACCACAATTTGCCGCGAGGAATAACCATCGACGCGATAGTTCCTGAATTCGCCGTGTGGAAGATGCGTAACAACACGTTTTGTCGAAACAAGTTGGTCGCATTCGCCAACGAAttcgcgtttttggaaaacgTAGTCGTTGACCGGACGAGAGCGCATGGTCGGCGAGGCGGTGAGGAATTACAGTCAGTCATCAATCAACcggaaaaaaaagaatacttcAAATTCGATAAAGGGTTTTTCCGTTTACCGTGCAAAGCTGACCCTTCGTACAAGTTTGCGAATAAAAATCACCTCAATCAATGGATATCTGTCGTCGACGGCAACGACGATTACTACAATAAATCGAAGATTGCAGaaacgaaaaagaaatttacgCTTGCCATCACACGCTACGAGTTCGCCAATCTTTACCACACGATGACTGATTTCTACAATGCATTTCTCATGATAAGGTTCTTCAATAAAAAGCCAGATGATACGACCATTCTGTTCGTTGACGGTCACCCGAAAGGATCATTAGATAGCATTTGGTCTAAATTATTTAATGAGGTGCAACGTTTAGGACACATGTCTAACTTAACTAAGTATAGCGAGTTAGTCTGGGCGGCACAAGGTTATAATAGTCCGATGAATCATCATAAATTAAAAAGCATACCCCTCGTCGAGGACTTTCGTGAATTTTTTCTCGCCCGCCACAATGTCACGGCAAGAATTCGGCCATTGAACTGTTCAAATGTACAGCTGCTTTTCATATGGCGACATGATTATGTTGCACACCCACGAAACCCGTCCGGTTCAGTATCGAgaaagataaaaaatgaacaaGAACTTGTCAATTCTATCACAAACAAATATCACAACATCCGCATAAAGGCTATTcagattgataaatttgatatgGCTTCTCAGCTTAAAATGGTGAACGAGGCTGATATTCTTGTCGGCATGCATGGAGCTGGCTTGTCACATACTTTGTTTCTCCCGAAACATGCTGGAGTTATTGAGTTTTATCCCGCCTACTGGGCCTCAAGtaacattcatttcaaagcGATGGCGCACTGGCGCAAACTACACTACGAGCGTTGGGTGAACCGAGACCGTCATAATGAAAGCCCAAATCATTATACCAGAATTCCACCCGGAGTCATGACGTCCCTTCTACAAAATATACTGAACAAACTCAAATGTCAAGCAATGTTTTGGTGA
- the LOC141902860 gene encoding uncharacterized protein LOC141902860 produces the protein MTCPPELLTCNLSDFTKSVKYMAMQDLIAIISTLEDEITKDQEEFARMNDQITDENSPEYHSIGELHDKIKDLLEKTQICFNRRSDFENRNAGIAGTRKKNSDSWIVRNAECSQQASLKGTQSHNNLVSYASAGSIKKSSSTASLPSQSQTQNTSKSSLTPKLNSSVTSLTPKNVSDNNLSDQNGFQTPWGIMRRKSDTPNSNSPNVVFQASSNSINNSATASSPRATTKPSSRELTFQDDNTFTINLRKTPQPKTSCDVSLSEEDKSLTNKNIEGVDEGNDVSSKKKDTDSHSQCKVEIQLNSLSIVDNSGNSSVMNAVVGDDVVDNSSHFEVNHILKDPPIGESNTDDRNVTEITVDTLSTDEYEDEKVEDRPSVINWDPIKLLKELYEVKHFEENIVDVSKHYINIEGVLERLPANKKKATLLKTWRKQFFRAKDGFLYFFESSNCNIEVGHIQLMGGVIEDNGYQLIGIDDRRGHYLVVRCASEKDQEQWMTALNSQTVDNAKMRFVRPVLNPKSHGRKKIVIIDIGSASIRAGVLGDQPSLPTLFFPTVAAISKKSNSIVYGFDAFKPNSRRFADVVYPLRPSLKFNELTAKTIPGFVDLLFEQLDIETSQYKVMLSIPHQMNAKALEIMMDTLFNKFHIQSVQIAHQAVLALHAYRAKSGIVVDIGDRYDVLPVIDGYLMAGGLTRQPIGGAKIMESLNQNLAENKYRFLVPVEQLLSRLVMEKTCFVSKNFAEELSNGCKNQDQYERSVDLSEYDLPYKTWSDVSLDVGRFTATEGLFETELWGLDLPYLHKVIYKAIQECPMDTRRELCRSIYLSGGGSMLPGLADRIQYEIEKMTPESCVVEVHAMPNRYHAAYIGACIQADSDHYDELSMKRDSWINDRNYCLRLLNSIV, from the exons ATGACTTGTCCACCTGAACTGTTGACATGCAATCTGTCTGATTTCACCAAGTCGGTCAAGTATATGGCTATGCAG GATCTGATTGCAATAATATCCACGTTGGAAGATGAAATCACGAAAGATCAGGAGGAATTTGCGCGCATGAATGACCAAATAACTGATGAGAATTCACCCGAATATCATTCCATCGGAGAATTACATGACAAGATTAAGGATCTTCTGGAGAAAACTCAAATTTGTTTCAATCGG CGaagtgattttgaaaatagaaatgctGGTATAGCTGGTACTCGAAAGAAAAATTCTGATTCATGGATCGTTAGAAACGCTGAATGCAGTCAACAAGCTTCGTTGAAAGGCACTCAGAGCCATAACAATTTGGTGAGTTATGCCTCAGCTGGATCGATTAAGAAAAGTTCATCAACGGCCTCCTTACCTTCGCAATCTCAAACGCAAAATACTAGTAAGAGTTCCCTGACGCCAAAACTGAATTCTTCCGTGACGTCGCTCACCCCAAAAAATGTCTCTGATAACAACCTGTCTGATCAAAATGGATTCCAAACACCGTGGGGGATAATGCGAAGAAAATCGGATACACCAAATTCAAATTCGCCAAACGTGGTCTTTCAAGCGTCATCCAATAGTATTAACAATTCAGCAACTGCTTCATCGCCGCGGGCAACAACGAAACCATCTTCGAGGGAATTGACATTTCAAGATGATAATACCTTCACGATAAATCTGAGGAAAACTCCGCAACCGAAAACCAGCTGTGATGTGTCATTATCGGAGGAGGATAAGTCTTTAACCAATAAGAATATAGAGGGTGTGGATGAGGGAAATGATGTCTCTTCGAAAAAAAAGGACACAGATTCTCATTCACAATGCAAAGTTGAAATACAGTTAAACTCTCTTAGCA tTGTGGACAATTCAGGAAATAGTTCTGTCATGAATGCTGTAGTTGGTGATGATGTTGTAGATAACTCTTCACATTTCGAAGTGAATCATATCTTGAAAGATCCCCCAATTGGTGAAAGCAATACAGATGATAGGAATGTCACTGAAATTACCGTCGATACTCTGTCTACCgatgaatatgaagatgaaaaGGTTGAAGACAGACCATCAGTTATCAACTGGGATCCA ATTAAGCTTTTAAAGGAACTGTATGAAGTAAAGCATTTTGAAGAG AATATTGTGGATGTGTCAAAGcattatataaatatagaaGGCGTACTTGAGAGGCTTCCAGCGAACAAAAAAAAGGCCACACTTTTGAAAACATGGCGAAAGCAATTTTTCCGAGCGAAAGATGGTTTCTTATATTTCTTTGAA TCTAGTAATTGTAATATTGAAGTTGGACATATACAACTTATGGGTGGAGTAATTGAAGATAATGGTTATCAACTTATCGGAATCGACGACCGG AGAGGTCATTACTTAGTTGTCAGATGTGCCTCCGAAAAGGATCAAGAACAATGGATGACCGCGCTGAATTCACAAACTGTTGATAATGCGAAGATGAGGTTCGTACGACCAGTATTAAATCCTAAGTCTCACGGACGTAAG AAGATTGTCATTATTGACATTGGTAGTGCGTCAATAAGGGCTGGTGTGCTGGGTGATCAAC CTTCTCTTCCAACTTTGTTCTTCCCAACTGTAGCGGCAATCAGTAAAAAATCGAACAGTATCGTGTATGGATTTGATGCATTTAAACCAAATTCGAGGCGTTTTGCTGATGTGGTTTATCCTCTAAGGCCATCATTGAAATTCAATGAG CTCACTGCTAAAACTATACCTGGATTTGTTGATCTACTGTTTGAACAATTGGACATTGAAACCTCTCAGTATAAA GTCATGCTAAGTATTCCGCATCAGATGAATGCCAAAGCACTTGAGATAATGATGGACACACTATTCAACAAGTTCCATATTCAAAGTGTTCAAATTGCACATCAAGCAGTCCTGGCTCTACATGCATACAGAGCAAAATCTGGTATTGTCGTAGACATCGGTGATAGATATGATGTCCTACCTGTAATTGATG GATACTTAATGGCTGGTGGATTAACAAGGCAACCGATTGGAGGAGCAAAAATAATGGAGTCTCTAAACCAAAACCtagctgaaaataaatatagatttttggTGCCAGTTGAACAGTTGCTCAGCAGACTTGTGATGGAGAAG ACATGTTTTGTGTCCAAGAACTTTGCGGAAGAATTGTCAAATGGTTGCAAAAATCAAgatcaatatgaaagaagTGTTGATCTATCGGAATATGATCTTCCGTATAAAACTTGGAG TGATGTTTCCCTTGATGTTGGTCGATTCACTGCTACGGAGGGTCtatttgaaactgaacttTGGGGTCTAGATCTACCATATTTGCACAAAGTGATTTATAAAGCCATACAGGAATGTCCTATGGACACAAGGCGAGAACTGTGCAG AAGTATTTATCTGAGTGGAGGTGGAAGCATGTTGCCGGGATTAGCTGATCGTATTCAGTATGAAATAGAGAAGATGACGCCAGAGTCGTGCGTAGTGGAAGTTCACGCGATGCCAAACCGTTATCACGCGGCGTACATTGGTGCTTGTATACAGGCAGATTCTGATCACTATGATGAACTGTCCATGAAACGAGATAGTTGGATTAATGATCGGAACTACTGTCTCCGACTTCTGAATAGTATTGTTTAG